Proteins co-encoded in one Planctomycetota bacterium genomic window:
- a CDS encoding alpha/beta hydrolase has product MAMREIRFAGSSAELAARFDVADDAIGTALFAHCFTCSKDIAAARRIAEGLNQRGVSVLRFDFTGLGHSDGEFGNTSFSSNIADLLAAAAWLRENAQAPKLLIGHSLGGAAVLSAAFDVPECTAVATVGAPSDPGHVTHLFGQQREEIEACGIATVTLAGRKFDIAKSFLDDLETHQLTDRLSGLNKAVLFMHAPGDTIVGIDEAAKLYTAAKHPKSFVSLDDADHLLTRPRDAQYVADVLAAWAGRYLG; this is encoded by the coding sequence ATGGCGATGCGGGAAATTCGGTTTGCGGGTTCGTCGGCCGAGTTGGCCGCGCGGTTTGATGTCGCCGACGATGCCATCGGGACAGCGCTGTTCGCGCACTGCTTTACGTGCTCAAAGGACATCGCCGCCGCCCGGCGGATTGCTGAAGGGTTGAACCAGCGGGGCGTTTCGGTGCTGCGGTTCGACTTCACGGGCTTGGGCCACTCCGACGGCGAGTTCGGCAACACGAGCTTCTCGTCGAACATCGCCGACCTGCTCGCGGCCGCCGCCTGGTTGCGGGAGAACGCCCAGGCACCCAAGCTGCTCATCGGGCACAGCCTCGGCGGGGCGGCGGTGTTGTCCGCGGCGTTCGACGTGCCCGAATGCACGGCCGTCGCGACCGTCGGCGCGCCCAGCGATCCGGGCCACGTCACGCACCTTTTCGGCCAGCAACGCGAGGAGATCGAGGCCTGCGGTATCGCCACCGTCACACTCGCCGGTCGGAAGTTCGACATCGCCAAGTCGTTTCTCGACGATCTCGAAACCCACCAACTGACCGACCGCCTGTCCGGACTGAACAAGGCGGTGCTGTTCATGCACGCCCCGGGCGACACGATCGTCGGCATCGACGAGGCCGCCAAGTTGTACACCGCCGCGAAGCACCCGAAGAGTTTCGTGAGCCTTGATGATGCGGACCATCTGCTGACCAGGCCGCGTGACGCGCAGTACGTTGCCGACGTGCTGGCCGCATGGGCGGGGCGGTACCTCGGTTGA
- a CDS encoding phytanoyl-CoA dioxygenase family protein, with translation MSATIESPLNVSHQLTEADLNRYADSGYWISPKLIDDDQVAALRNAHDRIWAGDFDGKGCFPQNPSSVKPEYDPHALRKVENGWWVNDVVRDLVLSEAVGSIARQLLGCDIVRLWHDQVIYKPPTGDAGNVGNVGWHQDCGFWKAADTTNMITAWIALQDTDLHNGGMRSIAGSHKWGLIEDSDTFFDQDLEKLHAKFAHLGEWRDEPCILPSGHASFHHGLCFHGSGPNQADEPRLSIVAHLMPDGTAYSGINWHPNVTVLGPRPKIGTKFTEPLCPVVGK, from the coding sequence ATGTCTGCCACGATCGAATCACCGCTCAACGTCTCCCATCAACTCACCGAGGCCGATCTCAATCGCTACGCCGATTCCGGCTACTGGATCTCGCCCAAGCTCATTGATGATGATCAGGTCGCCGCGCTGCGCAACGCCCACGACCGCATCTGGGCCGGCGATTTCGACGGCAAGGGATGCTTTCCGCAGAACCCGTCCTCGGTGAAGCCCGAGTACGATCCCCACGCACTTCGGAAGGTCGAGAACGGTTGGTGGGTCAACGATGTCGTACGCGATCTGGTTCTATCCGAGGCGGTGGGGTCGATCGCCCGGCAGTTGCTCGGGTGCGACATCGTCCGACTTTGGCACGACCAGGTGATCTACAAGCCACCGACCGGTGACGCGGGCAATGTTGGCAATGTCGGCTGGCACCAGGACTGTGGCTTTTGGAAGGCGGCCGACACCACCAACATGATCACCGCATGGATCGCGCTGCAGGACACTGACCTGCACAACGGTGGCATGCGTTCGATCGCCGGCAGCCACAAGTGGGGGCTCATCGAAGACTCCGACACGTTTTTCGATCAGGACCTGGAGAAGCTGCACGCGAAGTTCGCACACTTGGGCGAGTGGCGTGATGAGCCGTGCATCCTCCCGTCTGGGCATGCAAGCTTCCACCACGGCCTTTGCTTTCACGGCTCCGGGCCCAACCAAGCTGACGAGCCGCGCCTGAGCATCGTCGCCCACCTCATGCCTGACGGCACCGCCTACAGCGGGATCAACTGGCACCCGAACGTGACGGTGCTCGGTCCCCGACCGAAGATCGGCACCAAGTTCACCGAGCCGCTCTGCCCGGTCGTCGGAAAATGA
- a CDS encoding Hsp70 family protein encodes MAKIIGIDLGTTNSVVSVMEGDQPKVLINQQGNRITPSVVAFTDKGERLVGQTARHQQVTNPKNTIFSVKRFMGRRHNEIESEEKMVPYEITGGPEDYVKIKVRDKEYTPEQLSAFILQDLKKTAEDYLGESVEEAIITVPAYFNDAQRQATKQAGEIAGLKVLRVLPEPTAAAVAYGIDKKANEDVLVFDLGGGTFDVSVLETSNEDGEQMFAVESINGDTHLGGDDFDEELIDYIAGEFKKQEGIDLRQDPMALKRLMESAETAKIALSTTMYTTVNLPFITADASGPKHLNLTITRSKFEQLVDPLVQRLK; translated from the coding sequence ATGGCCAAGATCATCGGCATCGACCTGGGCACGACCAACTCCGTCGTCTCCGTCATGGAGGGCGACCAGCCCAAGGTTCTCATCAACCAGCAGGGCAACCGCATCACGCCGTCCGTGGTCGCGTTCACCGACAAGGGTGAGCGGCTCGTCGGCCAGACCGCCCGTCACCAGCAGGTGACCAACCCCAAGAACACCATCTTCAGCGTCAAGCGGTTCATGGGCCGCCGGCACAACGAGATCGAGTCCGAAGAGAAGATGGTCCCCTACGAGATCACCGGTGGGCCCGAGGACTACGTCAAGATCAAGGTCCGCGACAAGGAGTACACCCCCGAGCAACTCTCGGCGTTCATCCTGCAGGACCTGAAGAAGACGGCCGAGGACTACCTCGGCGAGAGCGTCGAGGAAGCGATCATCACCGTCCCGGCGTACTTCAACGACGCCCAGCGGCAGGCGACCAAACAGGCCGGCGAGATCGCGGGCCTGAAGGTGCTCCGCGTGCTCCCCGAGCCGACCGCGGCGGCCGTCGCGTACGGCATCGACAAGAAGGCCAACGAGGACGTCCTCGTCTTCGACCTCGGCGGCGGTACGTTCGACGTCTCCGTGCTCGAAACCTCCAACGAGGACGGCGAGCAGATGTTCGCCGTCGAGTCGATCAACGGTGACACGCACCTGGGCGGTGACGACTTCGACGAAGAGCTCATCGACTACATCGCCGGCGAGTTCAAGAAGCAGGAAGGCATCGACCTTCGCCAAGACCCAATGGCCCTGAAACGGCTCATGGAGTCGGCCGAGACGGCCAAGATCGCGCTGTCGACCACCATGTACACGACGGTGAACCTGCCGTTCATTACCGCCGACGCCAGCGGTCCCAAGCACCTGAACCTCACCATCACGCGCTCGAAGTTCGAACAACTCGTCGACCCGCTCGTGCAGCGGCTCAAGAA
- a CDS encoding DUF962 domain-containing protein translates to MGPMPPGCRTVGDQRRTSGMHHHHEPTMPRKPMTSFDQFWPFYLGEHLDPLNRKFHVVGTVAAVATVVTVGVLASLGMIAWWWILAALVVGYGPAWVGHFFIERNRPASFGNPYWSLIADFRLAWFELRGALPVEAARVGARCRF, encoded by the coding sequence ATGGGACCAATGCCGCCGGGCTGTCGCACGGTCGGCGATCAGCGTCGTACTTCGGGTATGCACCACCATCACGAACCGACGATGCCGCGGAAGCCGATGACGAGCTTCGACCAGTTCTGGCCGTTCTACCTCGGCGAACATCTGGACCCGCTCAACCGCAAGTTCCACGTCGTCGGCACGGTCGCTGCCGTGGCGACGGTCGTCACTGTCGGGGTGCTTGCATCGCTCGGGATGATCGCGTGGTGGTGGATTCTGGCCGCCCTCGTCGTCGGCTACGGACCGGCTTGGGTCGGTCACTTCTTCATCGAACGCAACCGCCCGGCGTCGTTCGGCAACCCGTACTGGAGCTTGATCGCCGACTTCCGACTGGCATGGTTCGAACTGCGCGGCGCCCTCCCCGTCGAGGCCGCTCGTGTCGGGGCACGTTGCCGATTCTGA